The following coding sequences are from one Pectinophora gossypiella unplaced genomic scaffold, ilPecGoss1.1 Pgos_55, whole genome shotgun sequence window:
- the LOC126381457 gene encoding programmed cell death 6-interacting protein-like translates to MAPCSKKDLEQKLKQALLELQASQEECKKLLEEHEESEAEVINVNNRILSLKNELTELDGRYKDLQHQRDYLQSVINSQDECRNNHEAALNRIRELEQQVAIAYNTIKAHEDEHSINESQQTMALYNELVRGENCQNNESMTIDLTSMSDKYSDDDEGCEETHKLRQENCELQRQLARLQQLYGNAQKEITEHIKATESLVINTERLESLVHDRNLELETLRAKTSSESSEDLQRGGLVVISGASPSTSAACTTLRETAPRVMCDTAPPNNEPPCAALPSVAPAGDVPPGAEPRRVRVRGASRRGASAAVPPSAAQAPAAPPPAAPPGGALRGPGKDKSVPSV, encoded by the exons ATGGCTCCCTGCAGCAAAAAGGACTTAGAACAAAAACTGAAGCAAGCCCTTCTTGAACTACAGGCGTCTCAAGAAGAATGCAAGAAGCTTCTAGAAGAACATGAAGAGAGTGAGGCAGAagtaattaatgtaaataatagaatactgtCTTTAAAGAACGAGCTCACCGAGTTAGATGGTCGGTATAAGGACTTGCAACACCAACGGGACTACTTACAATCCGTGATCAACTCACAGGATGAATGTCGAAACAACCATGAGGCTGCTCTAAATCGTATCAGAGAACTAGAGCAACAGGTTGCTATagcctacaatacaataaaagctcATGAGGACGAACATTCCATCAACGAGTCACAACAAACTATGGCGTTATACAATGAGTTAGTCCGTGGAGAAAATTGCCAAAATAATGAGTCCATGACCATAGATCTCACCTCAATGAGTGATaaatatagtgatgatgatgaaggttgtGAAGAAACACATAAATTGAGACAAGAAAATTGTGAGCTCCAACGCCAATTAGCACGTTTACAGCAATTATATGGGAATGCACAGAAGGAAATCACTGAACACATCAAGGCAACAGAGTCCCTGGTTATTAATACGGAACGGCTTGAGTCTCTGGTGCACGACCGAAACCTGGAGCTGGAAACACTCCGCGCCAAAACAAGCAGCGAGTCTAGCGAGGATTTGCAGCGCGGGGGGTTGGTCGTAATTTCTGGAGCCTCACCGTCCACTAGCGCCGCATGTACCACGCTGCGCGAGACCGCTCCGCGAG TGATGTGCGACACCGCACCGCCCAACAACGAGCCGCCGTGTGCCGCGCTGCCGAGTGTCGCGCCGGCCGGTGATGTGCCGCCGGGAGCCGAGCCGCGGAGGGTCAGAGTCCGCGGAGCCTCGAGGCGCGGGGCGTCAGCGGCAGTGCCGCCTTCCGCGGCGCAAGCGCCTGCGGCGCccccgcccgctgcgccgccaggtGGGGCGCTGCGAGGGCCCGGAAAG GATAAAAGTGTGCCAAGTGTGTAA